Proteins from one Mycobacterium adipatum genomic window:
- a CDS encoding NAD kinase, producing the protein MTSQGSSKQRSVLLVVHTGRAEATETARRVEKVLGDHDIGLRVLTAEAVDRGSLHLAPDEMRALGVDIAVVDADEHAAEGCELVLALGGDGTFLRAAELARNAEIPVLGLNLGRIGFLAEAEADALDDVLDHVIARDYRIEKRMTLDIVVRAGGAVLDHGWALNEASLEKGPRLGVLGVVLEVDGRPVSSFGCDGVLVSTPTGSTAYAFSAGGPILWPDLEAILVVPNNAHALFARPMVTSPDASIAIEIEAGGNDAVAFCDGRRKMAVPAGARLEVTRCETSLKWVRLDSAPFTDRLVRKFRLPVTGWRGQ; encoded by the coding sequence ATGACTTCCCAGGGATCCAGCAAGCAGCGATCCGTCCTGTTGGTCGTCCACACCGGCCGCGCGGAGGCCACCGAGACCGCCCGGCGCGTCGAGAAGGTGCTCGGCGACCACGATATCGGGCTGCGGGTGTTGACGGCCGAGGCGGTCGACCGCGGCTCGCTGCATCTGGCGCCGGATGAGATGCGGGCGCTGGGCGTGGACATCGCGGTCGTCGACGCCGACGAACATGCCGCCGAGGGGTGCGAGCTGGTGCTCGCGCTCGGCGGGGACGGGACGTTTCTGCGTGCCGCCGAACTCGCCCGCAATGCCGAGATCCCGGTTCTGGGACTCAATCTCGGGCGTATCGGCTTCCTGGCCGAAGCCGAGGCCGATGCGCTCGACGACGTCCTGGATCATGTCATCGCCCGCGACTACCGCATCGAGAAGCGCATGACTCTCGACATCGTGGTGCGCGCCGGCGGGGCGGTGCTCGATCACGGCTGGGCGCTCAACGAGGCCAGCCTGGAGAAAGGTCCACGGCTCGGGGTGCTCGGTGTGGTGCTCGAGGTCGACGGCCGACCGGTGTCGTCCTTCGGCTGCGACGGTGTGCTCGTCTCGACACCCACCGGCTCGACGGCCTACGCGTTCTCGGCGGGCGGTCCGATCCTGTGGCCGGACCTGGAAGCGATCCTGGTGGTGCCCAACAACGCCCACGCGCTGTTCGCCCGGCCGATGGTCACCAGCCCGGATGCGTCCATCGCGATCGAGATCGAGGCCGGCGGCAACGACGCGGTGGCCTTCTGCGACGGCCGACGCAAGATGGCCGTGCCGGCCGGGGCGCGCCTGGAAGTGACCCGCTGCGAGACATCACTGAAGTGGGTGCGCCTGGACAGTGCGCCGTTCACCGACCGGCTGGTGCGCAAGTTCCGGCTGCCCGTCACCGGATGGCGCGGCCAATAG
- the recN gene encoding DNA repair protein RecN — protein MLSEIRIESLGAISSATAEFDRGLTVLTGETGAGKTMVVTGLHLLGGARAEASKVRTGADRAVVEGRFVTTDLGDDVTGRIDEILDSSGAERDDDDSVIAARSVSRDGPSRAYLGGRSVPAKSLSGFTNELLALHGQNDQLRLMRPDEQRAALDRYADVSAPLRKYRTLRAEWLAARRDLIDRTQRARELALEADRLTFGLNEIDGVDPAPGEDDALVADIRRLSELDALREAAAVARAALAGLPEDVGTDEGSAATNVASARAALQGTDDNALQVLGERLAEAVAVITDVAAELGAFLSELPSDASTLEAKLARQGELRGLTRKYGADIDAVLAWARESRERLAQLDVSEEALTGLQQRVDELQARVVAAAADLTKARTKGAKGLSKAVTAELSGLAMAGADFGITVTPLVARADDSAPITLAGGVSAHAGHHGVDAVEFGFAAHRGTELLPLAKSASGGELSRVMLALEVVLVASRADSMGTTMVFDEVDAGVGGRAAVQIGRRLARLARTHQVIVVTHLPQVAAYADTHLVVESGPKSSRVVRLQDEDRVAELARMLAGLGDTDSGRAHARELWESAQRDRTD, from the coding sequence GTGCTCTCCGAGATACGCATCGAGTCCCTGGGGGCCATCAGCTCGGCAACGGCCGAGTTCGATCGTGGCCTGACCGTCCTGACCGGTGAGACCGGTGCCGGAAAGACGATGGTGGTGACAGGTCTGCATCTCCTCGGCGGTGCGCGCGCCGAGGCCAGCAAGGTGCGCACCGGCGCCGATCGGGCTGTGGTGGAAGGTCGTTTCGTCACCACCGATCTCGGTGACGATGTCACCGGGCGCATCGACGAGATTCTGGACTCGTCCGGTGCCGAGCGCGATGACGACGACAGTGTCATCGCGGCGCGGTCGGTGAGCCGGGACGGCCCGTCGCGCGCCTACCTCGGCGGCCGCAGTGTGCCGGCCAAGTCGCTGAGCGGATTCACCAACGAGCTGCTGGCTCTGCACGGGCAGAACGATCAGCTGCGGTTGATGCGCCCGGACGAGCAGCGCGCCGCCCTGGACCGCTATGCCGATGTCAGCGCGCCGCTGCGCAAATACCGGACCTTGCGCGCGGAGTGGCTCGCGGCCCGCCGCGATCTCATCGACCGCACCCAGCGCGCGCGGGAACTCGCGTTGGAGGCGGACCGGCTGACCTTCGGGCTCAACGAGATCGATGGGGTCGACCCGGCACCGGGTGAGGACGATGCCCTGGTCGCCGATATCCGTCGGCTCTCCGAACTGGACGCGTTGCGGGAGGCCGCAGCGGTGGCGCGGGCCGCGCTGGCGGGACTGCCCGAGGACGTCGGCACCGACGAAGGGTCCGCGGCGACCAACGTCGCGTCGGCCAGGGCCGCCCTGCAGGGCACCGATGACAACGCGTTGCAGGTGTTGGGGGAGCGGTTGGCCGAGGCGGTCGCCGTCATCACCGACGTGGCAGCCGAACTCGGCGCCTTCCTGTCCGAACTGCCCAGCGATGCAAGCACGTTGGAGGCAAAGCTGGCCCGGCAAGGTGAGCTGCGCGGGTTGACCCGCAAGTACGGCGCCGACATCGACGCCGTGTTGGCCTGGGCGAGGGAATCCCGCGAGCGGCTCGCACAGCTCGATGTCTCCGAAGAGGCACTGACAGGTCTGCAGCAGCGCGTCGACGAGTTGCAGGCCCGGGTGGTGGCCGCGGCCGCCGATCTCACCAAGGCACGCACCAAGGGCGCCAAGGGGTTGTCCAAGGCGGTCACCGCCGAGCTGTCCGGGCTGGCGATGGCGGGGGCCGATTTCGGTATCACCGTGACGCCGCTGGTGGCCCGTGCCGATGATTCTGCGCCGATCACGCTGGCCGGCGGAGTGTCCGCACACGCCGGACATCACGGGGTCGACGCGGTCGAGTTCGGGTTCGCCGCGCACCGCGGCACCGAACTGCTGCCGTTGGCCAAGAGTGCGTCCGGCGGTGAGCTGTCCCGCGTGATGCTCGCACTGGAAGTCGTGCTGGTGGCCTCGCGCGCCGATTCCATGGGCACCACGATGGTGTTCGACGAGGTCGACGCCGGTGTCGGCGGACGAGCGGCGGTGCAGATCGGTCGTCGGCTGGCCCGACTGGCGCGTACCCACCAGGTCATCGTCGTCACGCATCTGCCGCAGGTGGCCGCGTATGCCGACACCCATCTGGTGGTCGAGAGCGGCCCGAAGTCCAGTCGTGTCGTGCGCCTGCAGGACGAGGACAGAGTGGCCGAACTGGCCCGGATGTTGGCGGGGCTCGGCGACACCGACAGCGGCCGGGCGCATGCGCGCGAGCTGTGGGAGTCCGCCCAGCGCGACCGCACCGACTAG
- a CDS encoding pyridoxamine 5'-phosphate oxidase family protein, with translation MTVYHPGELAVQRQLGQSDLAARLSRMVRAEIPDAAADFLAGQPMVVLSGADDSGHVWASLVTGPPGFMHVATDSEDAEQIVIDALPVTGDPLREVVTAQPRHVGMIAIQPQTRRRMRVNGVATPTGAGLLIRPDQVYSNCPKYISRRHVTGAAGSSGARAVRHAPSLDARMTRIVSAADTFFIGSTDAAGNADASHRGGNPGFLQVLSPNRLRWPDYRGNSMFMTLGNISVNPRAGLLIPDWDTGITLQLTGSAEILWERSTHAQCSVAFTIEELVELSGVSPLRWSEAELSPANPD, from the coding sequence GTGACCGTCTACCACCCGGGTGAGCTGGCCGTGCAGCGGCAGCTGGGCCAGAGCGACCTCGCCGCGCGCCTGAGCCGCATGGTCCGAGCCGAGATCCCGGACGCCGCAGCAGATTTCCTGGCCGGCCAGCCGATGGTCGTGCTGTCCGGTGCCGATGACTCCGGACACGTCTGGGCCAGTCTGGTGACCGGTCCGCCCGGCTTCATGCACGTGGCCACCGACTCCGAGGATGCCGAGCAGATCGTCATCGACGCGCTGCCGGTCACCGGCGACCCGCTGCGCGAGGTGGTGACCGCGCAACCCCGGCATGTCGGCATGATCGCCATCCAGCCGCAGACGCGGCGCCGCATGCGGGTCAACGGCGTCGCCACCCCGACCGGTGCAGGCCTGCTGATCCGGCCCGACCAGGTCTACTCGAATTGCCCGAAGTACATTTCCCGCAGGCATGTCACGGGGGCCGCGGGTTCCTCCGGTGCGCGTGCGGTGCGCCATGCGCCGTCGCTGGATGCGCGGATGACGCGGATCGTCTCGGCCGCCGACACGTTCTTCATCGGGTCCACCGACGCCGCGGGCAACGCCGATGCCTCCCACCGCGGCGGCAATCCGGGTTTCTTGCAAGTGCTTTCGCCGAACAGACTGCGCTGGCCCGATTACCGGGGCAACTCGATGTTCATGACGCTGGGAAATATCAGCGTCAACCCTCGGGCCGGGCTGCTGATCCCGGACTGGGATACCGGTATCACCCTGCAGCTCACCGGCAGCGCCGAGATCCTCTGGGAACGCAGCACGCACGCCCAGTGCTCGGTCGCGTTCACCATCGAAGAGCTCGTCGAACTGTCCGGTGTGAGCCCGCTGCGCTGGAGTGAGGCCGAACTGTCCCCGGCCAACCCGGACTGA
- a CDS encoding VOC family protein, producing MSTPTAPQLAPGHVGLNVTDLTRSVDFYRSALGFEQLGISDTGDRRFAFLGVDGDLRLTLWQQSDGEFSGRTPGLHHLAFRVDTIEQVRAVQSVLDELGVRFAHDGVVAHGEGTSSGGIFFTDPDGIRLEVYAPSGAEAAPAPNGESPTCGFF from the coding sequence ATGAGTACACCCACCGCCCCGCAGCTCGCACCCGGCCATGTCGGGCTCAATGTCACCGACCTCACCCGCTCGGTCGACTTCTATCGGAGCGCGCTCGGTTTCGAGCAGCTCGGGATCAGCGACACGGGCGACCGCCGGTTCGCCTTCCTCGGCGTCGACGGCGACCTGCGCCTGACGTTGTGGCAGCAGAGCGATGGCGAGTTCTCCGGCCGGACACCCGGTCTGCATCACCTGGCGTTCCGGGTCGACACCATCGAGCAGGTGCGGGCGGTTCAGTCGGTACTCGACGAACTCGGAGTGCGGTTCGCCCACGACGGTGTGGTGGCCCACGGCGAGGGCACATCCTCGGGTGGCATCTTCTTCACCGACCCGGACGGCATCCGACTGGAGGTCTACGCGCCCAGTGGCGCGGAGGCCGCGCCCGCGCCCAACGGCGAGAGCCCGACCTGCGGATTCTTCTGA
- a CDS encoding CGNR zinc finger domain-containing protein codes for MRDPRPHLGEPLALDLLNTVWMSPGGLRDLLTDVAGLRCWLVTNGLDERCPADEKTRVALVRTRDAVLRAVSAGEIDELNAVLEHGRVRRTLAVTGPHDEADVAHPEWLPGWLAANDLLRLLGMAPDRIKQCAHEHCVLWFYDTSKNGTRRWHSMTACGNRAKAARHYAAKRD; via the coding sequence ATGCGTGATCCGCGCCCACACCTCGGGGAACCGCTTGCGTTGGATCTGTTGAACACCGTGTGGATGTCCCCGGGCGGACTACGAGACCTGCTGACCGATGTGGCCGGCCTGCGGTGCTGGCTGGTGACCAACGGCCTCGATGAACGCTGCCCGGCCGACGAGAAAACGCGCGTCGCGCTGGTGCGGACCCGCGATGCCGTGCTGCGCGCGGTGTCCGCCGGTGAGATCGACGAGCTGAACGCGGTGCTCGAACACGGGCGGGTTCGTCGCACCCTGGCCGTTACCGGGCCGCACGACGAGGCGGATGTGGCGCATCCCGAGTGGCTACCCGGTTGGCTGGCGGCCAACGATCTGCTGCGACTGCTGGGAATGGCGCCGGATCGGATCAAGCAGTGCGCGCACGAGCATTGCGTGCTGTGGTTCTACGACACGTCCAAGAACGGCACCCGGCGCTGGCATTCGATGACCGCGTGCGGCAATCGGGCCAAGGCGGCCCGGCACTACGCCGCGAAGCGGGATTGA
- the steA gene encoding putative cytokinetic ring protein SteA — MKMSALLSRNASSKPGVIGTARVDRDIDRLLRRIGPGDIVVLDAQDLDRITADALVEAEVAGVVNASPSISGRYPNLGPEVLVANGIVLIDEAGPEIFKKIKDGARIRLNNGGVYAGDRRIGLGTERTDLEIHELMVEAKSGLVAHLEAFAGNTIEFIRSESPLLIDGMGIPDIDVDMDRRHVVVVAEGPAAADDLKALKPFIKEYQPVLVGVGAGADLLRKAGYRPALIVGDPSTISTDALRCGAQVVLPADADGHAPGLERIQDLGVGAMTFPAAGSAADLALLLCHHHGASLIVTAGHSATIEEFFDRSRQQSNPSTFLTRLKVGEKLVDAKAVATLYRSRVSAGAIALLVLAMLVAVIVALWVTRVDATVIDWVVEYWNRFLLWAQGLVS, encoded by the coding sequence ATGAAGATGTCAGCGTTGCTATCGCGTAATGCCAGCTCAAAGCCGGGCGTAATCGGTACCGCCCGCGTTGACCGGGACATCGATCGACTGCTCCGCCGCATCGGGCCCGGCGATATCGTCGTCCTCGATGCTCAGGACCTCGACCGCATCACCGCCGACGCCCTGGTGGAGGCCGAGGTGGCCGGCGTCGTCAACGCCTCGCCGTCCATCTCCGGGCGCTACCCCAACCTCGGCCCGGAGGTTCTGGTCGCCAACGGCATCGTCCTCATCGATGAGGCCGGCCCCGAGATCTTCAAGAAGATCAAGGACGGCGCTCGCATCCGGCTCAACAACGGAGGCGTCTATGCCGGCGACCGCCGCATCGGTCTGGGCACCGAACGCACCGATCTGGAGATCCACGAGCTCATGGTGGAAGCCAAGAGCGGGCTCGTCGCGCACCTGGAGGCCTTCGCCGGCAACACCATCGAGTTCATCCGCAGCGAGAGCCCGCTGCTCATCGACGGCATGGGGATCCCCGATATCGACGTCGACATGGACCGCAGGCACGTCGTGGTGGTGGCCGAAGGGCCGGCCGCGGCCGACGACCTGAAGGCGCTCAAGCCGTTCATCAAGGAGTATCAGCCCGTGCTGGTCGGTGTGGGCGCCGGAGCCGATCTGCTGCGTAAGGCCGGCTATCGGCCGGCGCTCATCGTCGGTGATCCCAGCACCATCAGCACCGACGCACTGCGCTGCGGCGCGCAGGTCGTGCTGCCCGCCGACGCCGACGGTCACGCCCCGGGCCTGGAACGCATCCAGGATCTCGGGGTGGGCGCGATGACCTTCCCGGCCGCGGGATCGGCCGCCGACCTGGCCCTGCTGCTGTGCCATCACCACGGCGCATCACTGATCGTCACCGCGGGCCACAGTGCCACCATCGAAGAGTTCTTCGACCGCTCGCGTCAGCAGAGCAATCCCTCGACGTTCCTGACCAGGCTCAAGGTCGGCGAGAAGCTCGTCGACGCCAAGGCCGTCGCCACGCTCTACCGCAGCCGGGTTTCGGCAGGGGCAATCGCCCTGCTGGTACTGGCGATGTTGGTCGCGGTGATCGTCGCGCTCTGGGTGACCCGGGTCGACGCGACCGTGATCGACTGGGTCGTCGAGTACTGGAACCGCTTCCTGCTCTGGGCGCAGGGCTTGGTCTCCTAG
- a CDS encoding copper transporter encodes MISLRTHAISLAAVFLALAVGVVLGSGLFSDTVLSGLRSDKADLRTEINTLTDEKNELNERLSAAGEFDGAMAPKILRDTLRDKAVVIFRTPDAADDDVDAVLRLVGLGGATSTATISLTPQFVEANSSEKLLSVVNSPIVPVGRQLSTASLDQGSAAGDLLGIALLRGKEPAVPDDQREIVLSTLRDTGFISYDAPPVGAADTAVIITGGSLGDDAGNRGATVARFAAGLAPHGGGIVLAGRDGSATGTAAVAVTRADAALSGAVSTVDDVDVESGRITTALALGDLLGGGQPGRYGIGQGATSVTVPQ; translated from the coding sequence ATGATTTCGCTGCGTACGCATGCTATTTCGCTGGCGGCGGTGTTCCTGGCGTTGGCCGTCGGCGTGGTACTGGGCTCCGGGTTGTTCTCCGACACGGTGTTGTCCGGGCTACGCAGCGACAAGGCCGATTTGCGTACCGAGATCAACACACTGACCGACGAGAAGAATGAGCTCAACGAGAGGCTCAGCGCAGCAGGGGAATTCGACGGCGCCATGGCGCCGAAGATCTTGCGCGACACCCTGCGGGACAAGGCGGTGGTCATCTTCCGGACCCCCGACGCCGCCGATGACGATGTGGATGCCGTGCTGCGGCTGGTCGGCCTGGGTGGCGCCACCAGCACCGCCACGATCTCCCTGACGCCGCAATTTGTGGAAGCCAATTCATCGGAAAAGCTGCTGTCGGTGGTGAATTCGCCCATTGTGCCGGTGGGTCGACAGCTCAGTACCGCATCGTTGGATCAGGGATCTGCAGCCGGCGACCTGCTCGGCATCGCGCTGCTGCGCGGCAAGGAACCGGCGGTCCCCGACGATCAACGCGAGATTGTGCTGAGCACCCTTCGCGATACCGGGTTCATCTCCTACGATGCGCCACCCGTCGGCGCCGCGGACACCGCCGTGATCATCACCGGTGGCTCGCTCGGCGACGATGCCGGCAACCGGGGCGCCACGGTGGCCCGGTTCGCCGCAGGGTTGGCGCCACACGGTGGCGGCATCGTGCTCGCCGGGCGGGACGGATCGGCCACCGGTACCGCGGCCGTCGCGGTGACACGTGCCGATGCCGCGCTGTCCGGCGCGGTGAGCACCGTCGACGATGTGGATGTCGAGTCCGGCCGGATCACCACCGCGCTGGCGCTCGGTGATCTGCTGGGCGGCGGGCAGCCCGGGCGCTACGGCATCGGGCAGGGTGCGACCTCCGTCACCGTCCCGCAGTAG
- a CDS encoding CTP synthase translates to MPGQAKLRKHPQTATKHLFVSGGVASSLGKGLTASSLGQLLTARGLQVTMQKLDPYLNVDPGTMNPFQHGEVFVTEDGAETDLDVGHYERFLDRDLSGSANVTTGQVYSSVIAKERRGEYLGDTVQVIPHITDEIKRRILAMAEPDAQGNRPDVVITEIGGTVGDIESLPFLEAARQVRHEVGRDNVFFLHVSLVPYLAPSGELKTKPTQHSVAALRSIGIAPDALILRCDRDVPEGLKNKIALMCDVDIDGVISTPDAPSIYDIPKVLHREELDAYVVRKLNLPFRDVDWTQWNDLLQRVHEPQETVRIALVGKYIDLSDAYLSVAEALRAGGFAHHAKVDIRWIASDDCETDAGAVAALEDVHGVLIPGGFGIRGIEGKLGAIRYARKRGVPVLGLCLGLQCIVIEAARSVGLTEASSAEFDPDTPDPVIATMADQRDAVAGDADLGGTMRLGAYPAVLEPGSIVAKAYGATEVSERHRHRYEVNNAYRDRIAESGLKFSGTSPDGHLVEFVEYSADVHPFLVGTQAHPELKSRPTRPHPLFAAFIGAALDYKAGELLPLEQLPRSNGAEIEEAEPARRG, encoded by the coding sequence TTGCCCGGTCAAGCGAAGTTACGCAAGCACCCGCAGACCGCGACCAAACACCTCTTCGTCAGCGGTGGTGTCGCGTCCTCACTCGGTAAAGGCCTGACGGCCAGTAGCCTCGGTCAGCTGCTCACCGCGCGCGGATTGCAGGTGACGATGCAGAAGCTCGACCCTTATCTCAACGTCGATCCCGGCACCATGAACCCGTTCCAGCACGGTGAGGTCTTCGTCACCGAGGACGGAGCGGAGACCGACCTCGACGTCGGCCACTACGAGCGCTTCCTGGATCGCGATCTGTCCGGATCGGCCAACGTGACCACCGGCCAGGTGTACTCCTCGGTGATCGCCAAGGAGCGCCGCGGGGAGTACCTCGGCGACACGGTGCAGGTGATCCCGCACATCACCGACGAGATCAAGCGCCGCATCCTGGCGATGGCCGAACCGGACGCCCAGGGCAACCGCCCCGATGTGGTGATCACCGAGATCGGCGGCACCGTCGGCGATATCGAGTCGCTCCCGTTCCTGGAGGCGGCCCGACAGGTCCGCCACGAGGTGGGCCGCGACAACGTGTTCTTTCTGCACGTCTCGCTGGTGCCCTACCTTGCGCCCTCCGGTGAACTCAAGACCAAACCCACCCAGCACTCGGTGGCCGCGCTGCGCAGCATCGGTATCGCGCCCGACGCCCTGATCCTGCGGTGCGACCGCGACGTGCCGGAGGGGCTGAAGAACAAGATTGCGCTGATGTGCGATGTCGACATCGACGGTGTCATCTCCACCCCGGACGCGCCCTCGATCTACGACATTCCCAAGGTGCTGCACCGCGAAGAACTCGACGCCTACGTGGTGCGCAAGCTCAACCTGCCGTTCCGCGACGTCGACTGGACGCAGTGGAACGACCTGCTCCAGCGGGTGCACGAGCCGCAGGAGACGGTGCGAATCGCGTTGGTGGGCAAGTACATCGACCTTTCCGATGCCTACCTGTCGGTCGCCGAGGCGCTGCGCGCCGGCGGGTTCGCCCATCACGCCAAGGTCGACATCCGCTGGATCGCCTCCGACGACTGCGAGACCGACGCCGGTGCGGTGGCCGCGCTGGAGGACGTGCACGGCGTGCTGATCCCGGGTGGCTTCGGTATCCGCGGGATCGAAGGCAAGCTCGGCGCCATCCGGTATGCCCGCAAGCGCGGGGTGCCGGTGCTCGGGTTGTGTCTGGGACTGCAGTGCATCGTCATCGAGGCGGCCCGCTCGGTGGGGCTGACCGAGGCCAGCTCCGCGGAATTCGACCCGGACACCCCCGACCCGGTGATCGCCACCATGGCCGATCAGCGCGATGCCGTCGCCGGGGATGCCGACCTGGGCGGCACCATGCGCCTGGGCGCCTACCCGGCGGTGCTCGAACCGGGATCCATTGTGGCCAAGGCCTACGGGGCCACCGAGGTGTCCGAACGGCATCGGCACCGCTACGAGGTCAACAACGCCTACCGGGACCGCATCGCCGAGAGCGGACTCAAGTTCTCCGGCACCTCGCCGGACGGACACCTCGTCGAGTTCGTCGAATACAGCGCCGACGTACATCCGTTCCTGGTGGGTACGCAGGCTCATCCCGAACTCAAGAGCCGCCCGACCCGTCCGCATCCGCTGTTCGCCGCCTTCATCGGTGCGGCGCTGGACTACAAGGCCGGCGAGTTGCTGCCGTTGGAGCAGCTGCCGCGTTCCAACGGGGCCGAGATCGAGGAAGCCGAACCGGCCCGCCGTGGCTGA
- a CDS encoding NUDIX domain-containing protein: MAEHDFVTRSGRTVYAGKILALRVDDVQMPGGVVARREVVEHFGAVAVVALDERDRVAMVYQYRHPVGRRLWELPAGLLDVDGEEPVLTAARELHEEAGLAAENWSVLVDIVSSPGFSDESIRVFLATGLSEIGRPEAEHEEADLTLDWLPLGDAVQRVLAGEIVNSIAVAGILATHAVADRATLRPVDSPWTDRPWAFAARQD, from the coding sequence GTGGCTGAACACGACTTCGTCACCCGCTCCGGCCGCACCGTCTACGCGGGAAAGATCCTCGCGCTGCGCGTCGATGACGTGCAGATGCCCGGCGGCGTGGTGGCGCGCCGGGAAGTGGTCGAGCATTTCGGTGCGGTGGCGGTCGTGGCACTCGACGAGCGAGACCGGGTGGCGATGGTGTACCAATACCGGCACCCGGTGGGGCGCCGGCTCTGGGAGCTGCCCGCCGGTCTGCTCGATGTCGATGGGGAGGAGCCGGTCCTGACCGCCGCCCGCGAACTGCACGAAGAGGCCGGGCTGGCCGCCGAAAACTGGTCGGTGCTGGTCGATATCGTGTCGTCGCCCGGATTCAGCGATGAGAGCATCCGGGTCTTCCTGGCCACCGGGCTGTCCGAGATCGGGCGGCCGGAGGCCGAACACGAGGAAGCCGACCTGACGCTGGACTGGCTGCCCCTCGGCGATGCCGTGCAGCGGGTGCTGGCCGGCGAGATCGTCAATTCGATTGCGGTGGCCGGTATTTTGGCCACTCATGCGGTGGCCGACCGGGCGACACTGCGGCCGGTGGACAGCCCGTGGACGGATCGCCCGTGGGCTTTCGCGGCTCGGCAGGACTGA
- the xerD gene encoding site-specific tyrosine recombinase XerD has product MATATGVLDEQIQGYLDHLAIERGVAANTLSSYRRDLRRYAEHLTGRGIVDLRAVGETDVSDFLVELRKGDPDNGTAALSAVSAARTLVAVRGLHRFLTAEGVVEVDVARAVKPPTPTRRLPKSLTLDEVVSLLEAAGGDRESDGPLTLRNRALLEVLYSTGARISEAVGLDIDDVDTQSRSVLLRGKGGKQRLVPIGRPAVSALENYLVRGRPELARRGKGVPGIFLNARGGRLSRQSAWQVLQDAAATAGIASDVSPHTMRHSFATHLLEGGADVRVVQELLGHASVTTTQIYTLVTVSALREVWAGAHPRAR; this is encoded by the coding sequence ATGGCGACCGCGACGGGTGTGCTCGACGAGCAGATTCAGGGCTACCTGGATCATCTGGCCATCGAGCGCGGCGTCGCGGCGAACACCCTGAGCTCGTATCGGCGCGACCTGCGTCGCTACGCCGAACACCTCACCGGACGCGGGATCGTCGACCTGCGCGCGGTCGGCGAGACTGATGTCAGCGACTTCCTGGTGGAGCTACGCAAGGGTGACCCGGACAACGGCACTGCCGCGTTGTCGGCGGTCTCGGCGGCCCGCACGCTGGTCGCGGTGCGTGGCCTGCACCGCTTCCTGACCGCCGAGGGTGTGGTCGAGGTCGACGTGGCCCGCGCGGTCAAACCCCCCACCCCGACCCGGCGGCTACCCAAGAGCCTCACCCTCGACGAGGTGGTCTCGCTGCTGGAGGCCGCCGGCGGCGATCGCGAATCCGACGGCCCGCTGACCTTGCGTAACCGCGCGCTGCTGGAAGTGCTGTACTCCACCGGCGCCCGGATCTCCGAGGCGGTCGGACTGGACATCGACGACGTCGACACGCAGTCACGCTCGGTGCTGCTGCGCGGAAAGGGTGGAAAGCAGCGGCTGGTGCCCATCGGCAGGCCGGCGGTCAGTGCACTGGAGAACTACCTGGTGCGCGGCCGGCCCGAGCTGGCGCGCCGGGGCAAGGGGGTGCCCGGCATCTTCCTCAACGCCCGCGGCGGGCGGTTGTCCCGGCAGAGTGCCTGGCAGGTGCTCCAGGATGCAGCCGCTACGGCGGGGATCGCGTCGGATGTGTCACCGCACACCATGCGCCACTCGTTCGCCACCCATCTGCTCGAGGGCGGTGCCGACGTGCGCGTCGTGCAGGAACTGCTGGGCCACGCGTCGGTCACCACCACGCAGATCTACACCCTGGTCACCGTCAGCGCGCTGCGCGAGGTGTGGGCCGGGGCTCATCCGCGGGCGCGCTGA